A window from Desulfovibrio sp. Fe33 encodes these proteins:
- a CDS encoding response regulator, with translation MAKILIAEDDRISRKLAVKIVEELGHTAFVSPHGKHAYETLMAGNDIDLLLTDIMMPEMDGRQLIQTLRGDQRFHDLPIVIMSAVVGINDISNLLKLGATLFLAKPLQREELRDYITRCLGAK, from the coding sequence ATGGCCAAGATACTGATTGCCGAAGACGACCGCATATCCCGGAAGCTCGCCGTAAAGATCGTCGAGGAGCTCGGCCACACGGCCTTTGTCAGTCCGCACGGCAAACACGCCTATGAAACGCTCATGGCGGGCAACGACATCGACCTGCTGCTGACCGACATCATGATGCCCGAAATGGACGGCCGGCAACTCATCCAGACCCTGCGAGGCGACCAGCGGTTTCACGACCTGCCCATCGTCATCATGTCCGCCGTGGTCGGCATCAACGATATTTCCAATCTGCTCAAGCTCGGAGCCACCCTGTTCCTGGCCAAGCCTCTCCAGAGGGAAGAGCTGCGGGACTACATCACCCGCTGCCTCGGCGCCAAGTAA
- a CDS encoding peptidylprolyl isomerase produces MKNLLQTLVICALLVLLAGPAALAQDLENTLYLDLDSGRVVIEMRPDLAPAHVARIKELARMKFYDGIVFHRVIDGFMAQTGDPTGTGMGGSGKNLTAEFSKAPFERGTVGMARAASPNSADSQFFICFAPAPFLDGQYTVWGQVVSGMEFVDKIKKGAGRNGMVSGPDKIVSLRVAADAQ; encoded by the coding sequence ATGAAGAACCTGTTGCAAACTCTTGTTATCTGCGCCCTCCTGGTGCTGCTGGCCGGCCCCGCCGCTCTGGCCCAAGACCTGGAAAACACCCTCTACCTCGACCTCGACTCCGGCCGGGTCGTCATTGAAATGCGTCCCGACCTGGCTCCCGCCCACGTGGCCAGGATAAAGGAACTGGCCCGCATGAAATTTTACGACGGCATCGTCTTCCACCGCGTCATCGACGGTTTCATGGCCCAGACCGGCGATCCCACCGGCACGGGAATGGGCGGCTCCGGCAAGAACCTGACCGCCGAGTTCAGCAAGGCTCCGTTCGAGCGCGGCACCGTGGGCATGGCCCGCGCCGCCTCCCCGAATAGCGCCGACAGCCAGTTCTTCATCTGTTTCGCCCCCGCGCCCTTCCTCGACGGCCAGTACACCGTCTGGGGCCAGGTCGTCTCGGGCATGGAGTTCGTGGACAAGATCAAGAAAGGCGCGGGCCGAAACGGCATGGTCAGCGGCCCCGACAAAATCGTCAGCCTCCGCGTGGCCGCCGACGCACAGTAG
- a CDS encoding AMP-binding protein, giving the protein MTLKDLLSRSVELYSDRTALGFVGGETLTYAQFGKSVAELQTVMRGLGIKPEDKIALIGENMPNWAIGYFAATTMGAIAVPILQEFHPSAVQHILRHSEAKMVIASRRYVDKVEGDNIPDLETVMIMDDFSMEDEEGKRTTYVEALEAAGERIEQFAETAREQLEHLGEAAVDKLSDTARERVNRFSDTARETMEKFSDSYKETVDWFSASARRFIDWRTGKPFELTEDHVAAILYTSGTTGHSKGVVLTHRNLVQNCIGGVKTIPVLETDRFLSVLPMAHTYESTVGLIIPLHSGSSVFFLQKPPTPKTLLPAMQAVKPTVMNVVPLIIEKIYKSRIKKKLTGTGVTRGLMKIGLTRRKLSQVAGKKLIDAFGGELRCLCIGGAPLSPEVEQFLTDAKVPYAVGYGMTEASPLLAGTDPSLQRHRGIGPAIPGVELKIDDPDPETGEGEVLARGPNIMREYYKAPKDTAATFTEDGWLKTGDLGKFEDGYLYLKGRLKNVILGPSGENIYPEEVESIINANDSVQESLVYDSGGKLMARIHLNYESLDEQFGVNKMIESEVRAKVQKILEDIRVEVNSKVSSFARLNRVVEQIEPFEKTPTQKIKRFLYTDQ; this is encoded by the coding sequence ATGACATTGAAGGATTTGCTGAGCCGTTCCGTGGAGCTGTACTCCGATCGGACCGCGCTCGGGTTTGTGGGCGGCGAGACCCTGACCTACGCCCAGTTCGGGAAGAGCGTGGCCGAGCTGCAAACCGTGATGCGCGGGCTCGGCATCAAGCCCGAGGACAAGATCGCTCTCATCGGCGAGAACATGCCCAACTGGGCCATCGGCTATTTCGCGGCGACCACCATGGGCGCGATAGCGGTGCCCATCCTGCAGGAATTTCACCCCAGCGCCGTGCAGCATATCCTTCGCCATTCCGAGGCGAAGATGGTCATTGCCTCCAGGCGGTACGTGGACAAGGTCGAGGGCGACAACATCCCCGATCTTGAAACCGTCATGATAATGGATGATTTTTCCATGGAGGACGAGGAGGGCAAGCGGACCACCTACGTCGAAGCACTGGAAGCCGCCGGAGAGCGCATCGAGCAGTTCGCCGAAACGGCCCGCGAGCAGTTGGAGCATCTGGGTGAAGCGGCCGTGGACAAGCTGTCCGATACCGCCCGGGAGCGTGTGAACCGCTTCAGCGACACGGCCAGGGAGACGATGGAGAAGTTTTCGGATTCCTACAAGGAGACCGTTGACTGGTTCAGCGCCTCGGCCCGCCGGTTCATAGACTGGAGGACCGGCAAGCCCTTCGAACTGACCGAAGACCATGTGGCCGCGATTCTCTATACCTCCGGCACCACCGGCCATTCCAAAGGCGTGGTCCTGACCCATCGCAATCTTGTGCAGAACTGTATCGGCGGGGTCAAAACCATTCCGGTCCTCGAAACAGACCGTTTTCTGTCCGTGCTGCCCATGGCCCACACCTACGAGTCCACAGTGGGCCTCATCATTCCTCTTCATTCCGGCAGCTCGGTCTTCTTCCTGCAAAAGCCGCCGACCCCGAAAACGCTTTTGCCCGCCATGCAGGCGGTCAAGCCCACGGTGATGAACGTGGTCCCGCTTATCATCGAGAAAATTTACAAGAGCCGGATCAAGAAGAAGCTGACCGGAACCGGCGTCACGCGCGGTCTGATGAAGATCGGCCTGACCCGGCGCAAGCTTTCCCAGGTGGCCGGAAAGAAGCTCATCGACGCCTTCGGCGGAGAGCTGCGTTGTCTGTGTATCGGCGGCGCTCCCCTTTCGCCCGAGGTCGAGCAGTTCCTGACCGACGCCAAGGTTCCCTATGCCGTGGGATACGGCATGACCGAGGCTTCGCCTCTGCTGGCCGGGACCGATCCGTCCCTGCAACGGCATCGCGGCATCGGACCGGCTATCCCGGGCGTGGAGCTGAAGATCGACGACCCCGATCCCGAGACGGGCGAGGGCGAGGTCCTGGCGCGTGGGCCGAACATCATGCGCGAGTATTACAAGGCCCCCAAGGATACCGCGGCGACCTTCACGGAAGACGGCTGGCTCAAAACCGGCGATCTCGGCAAGTTCGAGGACGGCTACCTCTACCTCAAGGGGCGGCTCAAGAACGTCATTCTCGGCCCCAGCGGCGAGAACATCTATCCCGAAGAGGTCGAGTCCATTATCAACGCCAACGATTCCGTTCAGGAATCATTGGTCTACGATTCCGGCGGCAAGCTGATGGCCCGCATCCACCTCAATTACGAAAGCCTGGACGAGCAGTTCGGCGTCAACAAGATGATCGAATCCGAGGTCCGCGCCAAGGTGCAGAAAATCCTTGAAGACATTCGCGTCGAGGTCAATTCCAAGGTCTCCTCCTTTGCCCGGCTCAACCGCGTTGTCGAGCAGATCGAGCCCTTCGAGAAGACGCCCACCCAGAAAATCAAGCGGTTCCTTTACACCGATCAATAG
- a CDS encoding aspartate/glutamate racemase family protein, with protein sequence MKTIGLIGGMSWESSLEYYRVMNEAVKARLGGLHSARILMNSVDFAPLRELMLAGEWDRVGETLGRAARTLELAGAELMVIGTNTMHKVASQVEAAVNAPLVHIADATAEVARARGFSRVALLGTIFTMEDDFYTGRLRRHGFEVLVPEAEDRRLVDRVIFDELCRGAFLDGSRAEYVRIIEDLAGRGAEAVILGCTEIGLLVGPDDTDVPTLDTCRIHAEKVVDMALG encoded by the coding sequence ATGAAGACCATCGGACTTATCGGCGGCATGAGCTGGGAATCCTCCCTGGAATACTACCGTGTCATGAATGAGGCCGTGAAGGCGCGTCTCGGGGGCCTGCATTCGGCCCGCATTCTCATGAACTCCGTGGATTTCGCCCCGTTGCGCGAGCTGATGCTCGCGGGCGAGTGGGACCGGGTCGGCGAAACGCTGGGCCGGGCGGCCCGCACCCTGGAGCTCGCCGGGGCCGAACTCATGGTCATCGGCACCAACACCATGCACAAGGTGGCCTCGCAGGTGGAGGCCGCCGTGAACGCGCCCCTGGTCCATATCGCGGACGCCACGGCCGAGGTCGCCAGGGCGCGCGGCTTTTCGCGGGTGGCTCTGCTCGGGACCATTTTCACCATGGAGGACGATTTCTACACGGGCCGCCTGCGGCGTCACGGCTTCGAGGTGCTTGTCCCGGAAGCCGAGGACCGGAGGCTCGTGGACCGGGTCATTTTCGACGAGCTGTGCCGGGGCGCGTTCCTGGACGGTTCCCGCGCCGAGTATGTGCGCATTATCGAGGACTTGGCCGGGCGGGGCGCAGAGGCGGTCATCCTCGGCTGCACCGAGATCGGCCTGCTCGTCGGCCCGGACGATACCGACGTTCCCACCCTGGATACCTGCCGCATCCACGCCGAAAAGGTGGTGGACATGGCGCTAGGTTGA
- a CDS encoding AzlD domain-containing protein — translation MDQKTVFITIVGMLAVTYIPRMVPLVVLASRTLPGPVVRWLSYVPAAVLSSMLFPALLLRNGNLDVSFDNYFLWAAVPAFLLAWRTRSFFGTVALGMALVAAGRWFLG, via the coding sequence ATGGACCAGAAAACGGTCTTCATAACCATCGTCGGAATGCTCGCCGTAACCTATATTCCCCGCATGGTTCCGCTTGTGGTCCTGGCCTCGCGGACTCTGCCGGGGCCGGTGGTGCGCTGGCTTTCCTACGTCCCGGCGGCGGTGCTCTCGTCCATGCTGTTCCCGGCCCTGTTGCTCAGGAACGGCAATCTCGACGTCTCCTTCGACAACTATTTCCTGTGGGCGGCGGTCCCGGCCTTTCTCCTCGCCTGGCGGACAAGATCCTTTTTCGGGACCGTGGCGCTGGGCATGGCTTTGGTGGCGGCGGGCCGCTGGTTTCTCGGATAG
- a CDS encoding AzlC family ABC transporter permease has protein sequence MTIPGVADESSGSPILSAARQVAPIVMGYLPVGAAYGVLAQQAGLSLLNTVLMSVLVYAGSAQLIAVGMFAAGLNPASIVATTFVVNLRHLLMSASLAPNLRSWNKWELALFAYEVTDESFAVHSMRFARGDLNKTVCFGINGLAQLSWVLASFAGFLAGASIPSVEPLGIDYALPAMFIALLVMQMKNGLHVLVAGFSGLLALLLNKAGADQWSVILATVIGATFGAGVESWTRKRSS, from the coding sequence ATGACCATTCCGGGCGTTGCCGACGAATCTTCCGGCTCCCCCATACTGTCCGCCGCCAGACAGGTGGCCCCCATCGTCATGGGCTATCTGCCCGTGGGCGCGGCTTACGGGGTGCTTGCTCAGCAGGCGGGACTTTCCCTGCTCAATACCGTGCTCATGTCGGTCCTGGTCTACGCCGGGTCCGCGCAGCTTATCGCCGTGGGCATGTTCGCCGCGGGCCTGAATCCGGCGTCCATCGTCGCCACCACGTTCGTGGTCAACCTGCGCCATCTGCTCATGAGCGCCTCGCTGGCCCCGAATCTCAGAAGCTGGAACAAGTGGGAGCTCGCCCTGTTCGCATACGAGGTCACGGACGAGTCCTTTGCCGTGCATTCCATGCGGTTCGCGCGCGGGGACCTGAACAAGACCGTTTGCTTCGGCATCAACGGGCTGGCCCAGCTTTCCTGGGTGCTCGCGTCCTTCGCGGGCTTTCTCGCCGGGGCGTCCATTCCGAGCGTGGAGCCGTTGGGCATCGACTACGCGTTGCCAGCCATGTTCATCGCGCTCCTGGTCATGCAGATGAAAAACGGCCTACACGTCCTCGTGGCCGGTTTCAGCGGCTTGCTGGCTCTTCTTTTGAACAAGGCCGGAGCGGATCAGTGGTCGGTCATTCTGGCTACGGTCATCGGCGCAACCTTTGGAGCGGGAGTGGAGTCATGGACCAGAAAACGGTCTTCATAA
- a CDS encoding aminotransferase-like domain-containing protein, with amino-acid sequence METYRYRTVEKNVMAMIDAGALGLGDKLPSLRGLSAKLGVSVSTVNQAYLELERQGVIEARARSGFFVRRTAKRLPRTETAPAPMERPRPVTRIGLIQTVLESVGAADRIALDVIAPSPQRLPLRELGRITAAMVRAEPERAMGYAPIPGDPQLIRQIAYRSMEFGIPVKPDEPIITAGCMEALYLSLRSVCRRGDTVLIQSPTYYCFLQLLETLGLRAIEVPSDPERGVLPDDLAHALKTFDIAACVLAPNFNNPDSSLTPDDAKREIVNMLAKRDIPLVEDDVYSDLHFGAKRPGTFKEFDTKGLVLLCSSFSKTIAPGFRVGWLLPGRFRQKTLEIKATTNVSSSAPAQMAIAEYLRQGRMERHLKKLRSDLERQMDDMQLHLGRHFPAGTRVTHPEGGAVLWLELPKSVDSVELFFQARAVGVGIAPGAIFSTRDKFANYIRLSCGCPWTDELEQGVRTLGELAGSMCRP; translated from the coding sequence ATGGAGACATACCGCTACCGCACCGTGGAAAAGAACGTCATGGCCATGATCGACGCCGGGGCCCTGGGGCTTGGCGACAAGCTGCCGTCCCTGCGGGGACTGAGCGCCAAGCTGGGCGTTTCGGTATCGACGGTCAACCAGGCCTACCTCGAACTGGAACGCCAGGGGGTCATCGAGGCCCGCGCCAGGTCGGGATTCTTCGTGCGCCGGACCGCCAAACGGCTGCCTCGCACCGAAACCGCGCCCGCCCCCATGGAACGTCCCAGGCCGGTGACGCGCATCGGGCTCATCCAGACGGTGCTGGAATCCGTGGGAGCGGCGGACCGGATCGCCCTTGACGTCATCGCGCCGAGCCCGCAACGCCTGCCCCTGCGGGAACTCGGCCGCATCACTGCGGCCATGGTCCGCGCCGAGCCGGAACGGGCCATGGGATACGCCCCCATTCCCGGCGACCCGCAACTCATCCGCCAGATCGCATACAGGTCCATGGAGTTCGGCATCCCGGTGAAGCCGGACGAACCGATCATCACCGCCGGATGCATGGAGGCCCTGTATCTCTCCCTGCGGTCCGTCTGCCGCCGGGGCGACACCGTGCTCATCCAGTCGCCTACCTATTACTGTTTCCTCCAGCTCCTCGAAACCCTGGGCCTGCGCGCCATCGAAGTGCCGTCCGACCCGGAACGCGGAGTCCTGCCCGATGACCTGGCCCATGCCCTGAAGACCTTCGACATCGCCGCCTGCGTGCTCGCGCCCAACTTCAACAACCCGGACTCCAGCCTGACGCCGGACGACGCCAAGAGGGAAATCGTGAACATGCTGGCCAAGCGGGACATCCCGCTGGTGGAGGACGATGTCTATTCGGACCTGCATTTCGGTGCGAAGCGGCCCGGCACCTTCAAGGAATTCGACACGAAGGGACTGGTCCTGCTCTGCTCCTCCTTCTCCAAAACCATCGCGCCCGGCTTCCGGGTGGGCTGGCTGCTGCCCGGCAGGTTCCGTCAAAAGACCTTGGAGATAAAGGCCACCACCAACGTGTCCAGCTCGGCCCCGGCCCAAATGGCCATCGCCGAGTACCTGCGCCAGGGGCGCATGGAGCGCCATCTGAAAAAACTTCGCTCCGACCTGGAGCGGCAGATGGACGACATGCAGCTCCATCTGGGCCGCCACTTCCCGGCCGGGACCAGAGTGACCCACCCCGAAGGCGGCGCGGTCCTCTGGCTGGAACTGCCGAAATCCGTGGACTCGGTGGAGTTGTTTTTCCAGGCCAGGGCCGTCGGCGTGGGCATCGCCCCCGGAGCCATCTTCTCCACGCGGGACAAGTTCGCCAACTATATCCGCCTGAGTTGCGGCTGTCCTTGGACCGACGAGTTGGAACAGGGCGTGCGAACCCTTGGCGAACTGGCCGGGTCCATGTGCCGCCCCTGA
- the rarD gene encoding EamA family transporter RarD: MRQIDPKQKSYGFIAALAAFLGWGLLPVYWKSLVTVNPFEILCHRVIWSLVFIAVILTIRKGWSETLVPLKSPRDLLILAASSLMIGGNWLLYIWAVNTDHVLDTSLGYYINPLVNILLGFAFFRERLRPLQMAAIGLAALGVLNSVISHGELPWISLVLAVSFGLYGLLRKIASVESLPGLFLETMVLGPFALAYILWLQAHGASALFHQGFQVDLLLLGAGVVTASPLIGFAFGARRLQLTTLGLLQYLAPSIAFLLGVFVYKEPFTTSHMVTFALIWSGLAVYTAESVATIRSHRRMTNSGRAA, encoded by the coding sequence ATGCGCCAAATCGATCCCAAGCAGAAATCATACGGATTCATCGCCGCCCTGGCCGCCTTCCTCGGCTGGGGGCTGCTCCCGGTATACTGGAAATCCCTCGTCACCGTGAATCCATTCGAGATTCTCTGCCACAGGGTGATCTGGTCGCTGGTCTTCATCGCCGTCATCCTGACCATCCGCAAAGGGTGGTCCGAAACCCTCGTTCCGCTCAAGTCGCCGCGCGACCTGCTCATCCTGGCGGCCAGCTCGCTGATGATCGGCGGCAACTGGCTACTCTACATCTGGGCCGTAAACACCGACCACGTGCTGGACACCAGCCTCGGCTACTACATCAACCCGCTGGTCAACATTCTGCTCGGCTTCGCCTTCTTCCGCGAACGCCTGCGCCCGCTGCAAATGGCCGCCATCGGGCTGGCCGCGCTGGGCGTGCTCAATTCCGTCATCAGCCACGGCGAACTGCCATGGATATCCCTGGTCCTGGCCGTAAGCTTCGGCCTGTACGGCCTGCTCAGAAAGATCGCCTCCGTGGAATCCCTGCCCGGGTTGTTCCTCGAAACCATGGTCCTCGGCCCCTTTGCCCTGGCCTACATCCTCTGGCTCCAGGCCCACGGCGCGTCCGCCCTGTTCCATCAGGGGTTCCAGGTGGACCTGCTGCTCCTCGGCGCGGGCGTGGTCACGGCCTCGCCGCTCATCGGCTTCGCCTTCGGAGCGCGACGGTTGCAACTGACAACCCTCGGACTGCTCCAATATCTGGCCCCGTCCATCGCCTTCCTGCTCGGCGTGTTCGTCTACAAGGAGCCGTTCACCACGAGCCACATGGTGACCTTCGCCCTGATCTGGTCCGGGCTGGCCGTCTACACGGCCGAATCGGTGGCGACCATACGAAGCCATCGCCGCATGACGAATTCCGGTCGCGCAGCCTAG
- a CDS encoding response regulator, with protein MNNRQTANELDQRGNILVAEDSESNQMLLSLFFNNSGYSLDFAWNGREAVELFKSGSYGLVLMDIFMPIMDGLDATREIRIFEREQGLRPVPIVAVSANAFTEDRQRSLKAGCTDFLAKPIHKAHLLEFVARTLGGRTRP; from the coding sequence GTGAACAATCGGCAAACGGCGAATGAGCTCGACCAGCGAGGGAACATCCTTGTTGCGGAAGACTCGGAGAGCAACCAGATGCTGCTCTCGCTGTTCTTCAACAACTCGGGCTACTCCCTGGACTTCGCATGGAACGGACGCGAAGCGGTGGAACTTTTCAAGAGCGGTTCTTACGGCCTGGTGCTCATGGACATATTCATGCCCATCATGGACGGCCTGGACGCCACCCGTGAAATCCGCATATTCGAGCGGGAACAGGGGCTTCGCCCGGTGCCCATCGTGGCCGTATCCGCCAACGCCTTCACCGAGGACCGGCAACGCTCCCTGAAAGCGGGCTGCACCGATTTCCTGGCCAAACCGATTCACAAGGCCCACCTGCTTGAATTCGTAGCCCGTACACTAGGGGGTAGGACTCGGCCATGA
- a CDS encoding ATP-binding protein: MTAPTPLLSILELQEPDAALACRAGGAEPANAQIIEVNRTACAMLGLTRQEILGSTPGKIITNFSALTKDDSRFETGSRRIEHTLRSDIGNTPVEIRSHALVFDGVPLFIVMIRDITLRRQREGLADLNEQRFRALYTISRMINRTEEEILDYALTQSVHLTDSRMGYIGFMDEYETFITLRPWSISGPDECTIPDKSRTFPVEKGGLWAEAVRRRTPVIINDYANAPERRGVPEGHVSLFRHMNVPVIDRNRIQILVGVANKDSDYTDSDSVQLSLIMDGVWQIIQRKRMEKELVRAMHEARFADRAKTQFLANMSHELRTPLNGIMGMTQLLLNTDGLTDEQKEYLNLSLESGIQLSRVLSSLLDLSSIETAEENLNRTDFDLHETIRSATDLLRPQAELKEIGLECSLDRHLPAMVHGDGEKLRQILINLVHNAVKFTEEGHVTVSACSEASRDIPDLLKVRISVADTGVGIPEDKREDIFERFMLGEDLMTKRYSGAGLGLTISRRLAEIMGGTISLESRPGEGSVFTLSLPFFVVSNKAYANYSSKENSLRLNILVADGDEISALATTRLLKDQGHNVLVVTNGQHAIDALMQGGFDLVLMAVQMPIINGIEVTEIIRSGAAEGIDADIPIVGLTVFSGEAERKRFQEKGMNEVVTMPFKDNNLLEAILNAAIRHRPTCPFPAQRP, encoded by the coding sequence ATGACCGCCCCCACTCCTCTCCTAAGCATCCTCGAGTTGCAGGAACCGGACGCCGCACTGGCTTGCCGGGCGGGAGGAGCCGAACCGGCCAACGCGCAAATCATCGAAGTCAACCGAACGGCCTGCGCCATGCTCGGTCTGACCCGCCAAGAGATCCTGGGCAGTACTCCGGGCAAGATCATCACCAATTTCTCCGCGCTGACCAAAGACGACTCCCGTTTCGAAACCGGTTCCCGCCGCATTGAGCACACTCTGCGCTCCGACATCGGCAACACGCCTGTGGAAATCCGATCCCACGCCCTCGTCTTCGACGGAGTCCCCCTCTTCATCGTCATGATCCGGGACATCACGCTCAGACGGCAGCGGGAAGGCCTGGCCGACCTGAACGAGCAGCGATTCAGGGCCCTGTACACCATCTCGCGCATGATAAACCGAACCGAGGAGGAAATTCTCGACTACGCCCTGACCCAGTCCGTGCATCTTACCGACAGCCGCATGGGATACATCGGCTTCATGGACGAATACGAGACATTCATTACCCTGCGGCCGTGGTCGATCTCCGGTCCGGACGAATGCACCATTCCCGACAAATCGCGCACCTTCCCCGTCGAGAAGGGGGGCTTGTGGGCCGAAGCGGTACGAAGACGAACGCCCGTCATCATCAACGACTACGCCAACGCCCCGGAGCGACGGGGAGTTCCCGAGGGACACGTTTCCCTATTCCGGCACATGAACGTCCCGGTCATCGACCGCAACCGCATCCAGATACTGGTCGGAGTGGCCAACAAGGACAGCGACTACACCGACTCCGACTCGGTTCAGCTTTCCCTGATAATGGACGGAGTCTGGCAGATCATCCAGCGCAAGCGCATGGAGAAGGAGCTTGTCCGGGCCATGCATGAAGCACGGTTTGCGGACCGGGCAAAAACCCAATTCCTGGCCAACATGAGCCACGAATTACGCACTCCGCTGAACGGCATCATGGGCATGACCCAACTGCTCCTGAATACGGACGGGCTCACGGATGAACAAAAGGAATATCTGAATCTCAGCCTGGAATCGGGCATCCAGCTTTCCCGTGTCCTCTCGTCGCTGCTCGACCTGTCCAGCATCGAAACGGCCGAGGAGAACCTGAACCGAACTGACTTCGACTTGCACGAGACCATCCGTTCCGCCACAGATCTCCTGCGCCCGCAAGCGGAATTGAAGGAGATCGGGCTTGAATGCAGCCTGGACCGCCATCTTCCGGCCATGGTCCACGGCGACGGCGAAAAGTTGCGCCAAATCCTCATCAACCTGGTGCACAACGCCGTGAAATTCACGGAAGAGGGACACGTCACCGTCTCCGCTTGCTCCGAAGCGAGCCGCGACATTCCCGACTTGCTCAAGGTTCGGATATCCGTGGCCGATACCGGCGTCGGCATCCCGGAGGACAAACGGGAGGACATCTTCGAACGTTTCATGCTTGGCGAGGATCTCATGACCAAACGGTACAGCGGCGCCGGTTTGGGGTTGACCATCTCCCGCAGGCTGGCCGAGATCATGGGCGGGACCATCAGTCTCGAGAGCCGTCCCGGCGAAGGCAGCGTCTTCACCCTGTCCCTGCCGTTTTTCGTTGTGTCGAACAAAGCCTACGCTAACTATTCCAGTAAAGAAAACTCCCTGCGCCTGAACATTCTCGTTGCCGATGGCGACGAAATCAGCGCCCTGGCGACCACCCGGCTGCTCAAGGATCAAGGGCACAATGTCTTGGTGGTCACCAACGGTCAGCACGCCATCGACGCCCTGATGCAAGGCGGTTTCGACCTCGTGCTCATGGCCGTCCAAATGCCCATAATCAACGGCATCGAGGTCACGGAAATCATCCGCTCCGGCGCGGCGGAGGGCATTGACGCCGACATCCCCATCGTCGGCCTGACCGTCTTCTCCGGCGAGGCGGAACGCAAGCGTTTCCAGGAAAAGGGAATGAACGAGGTCGTGACCATGCCCTTCAAAGACAACAATCTTCTGGAGGCCATTCTCAACGCGGCCATACGCCACCGTCCGACCTGTCCCTTTCCCGCGCAACGGCCTTGA
- a CDS encoding electron transfer flavoprotein subunit alpha/FixB family protein gives MTVLYLVHTECDNSLHKSALEGLSVAVKLAGDMGCDLAVGLIGADIQAAADSIGGCGAKFYGVAGSGFADGRYASDIAAAEAMAKTCMAEMVVAPATSRFSRALPGLAVRLDGRVDTHLSNLEVVDGKPVAKRWFYRQRMEGVLSREERPWIVTLDSGCAEPFEGAGAGAASVEMLDVDVASVRTKVAGMECASEDAQTIRPDADLLFVAGAGWTKKQADGATHVEDAEKAILSFLDATKSSLGSSKSLVDISGEGGKVISFLTHMHQVGQTGATPRHPKGLSSCCHGEEPHVVGWRFIKERRAINLDAGCGWAQGKCDVLYVGDAFAIMAKVNELLG, from the coding sequence ATGACAGTTTTGTATCTTGTACACACCGAATGCGACAATTCCCTGCACAAGTCCGCCCTTGAGGGGCTGAGCGTGGCCGTAAAACTGGCCGGGGACATGGGTTGCGACCTGGCCGTCGGGCTCATCGGCGCGGACATCCAGGCCGCTGCCGATTCCATCGGCGGCTGCGGCGCGAAGTTCTACGGCGTGGCCGGTTCCGGCTTCGCCGACGGCCGTTACGCGTCCGACATTGCCGCCGCCGAGGCCATGGCCAAGACGTGTATGGCCGAAATGGTGGTGGCCCCGGCCACGTCCCGCTTCAGCCGCGCCCTGCCGGGCCTGGCCGTTCGCCTGGACGGCCGCGTGGACACGCACCTGTCCAACCTCGAGGTTGTGGACGGCAAGCCCGTGGCCAAGCGGTGGTTCTATCGCCAGCGCATGGAAGGCGTCCTTTCCCGTGAAGAGCGGCCCTGGATCGTGACGCTGGATTCCGGCTGCGCAGAGCCTTTCGAGGGCGCGGGCGCGGGCGCGGCGAGCGTGGAAATGCTCGACGTGGACGTCGCCTCTGTGCGCACCAAGGTGGCGGGCATGGAGTGCGCTTCCGAGGACGCTCAGACCATTCGTCCGGACGCCGATCTGCTTTTCGTGGCGGGTGCCGGCTGGACCAAGAAACAGGCCGACGGCGCCACTCATGTCGAGGATGCCGAGAAAGCCATCCTGTCCTTCCTGGACGCGACCAAGTCCTCCCTCGGCTCGTCCAAGTCCCTGGTGGATATCTCGGGCGAGGGCGGCAAGGTCATCTCTTTCCTGACGCACATGCATCAGGTCGGGCAGACCGGCGCGACCCCGCGTCATCCCAAGGGCTTGTCCTCCTGCTGCCACGGCGAGGAACCGCACGTTGTCGGCTGGCGTTTCATCAAGGAGCGCCGCGCCATTAACCTGGACGCCGGTTGCGGTTGGGCCCAGGGCAAGTGCGACGTGCTCTACGTCGGCGATGCCTTCGCCATCATGGCGAAGGTCAACGAACTGCTCGGCTGA